One Dioscorea cayenensis subsp. rotundata cultivar TDr96_F1 chromosome 15, TDr96_F1_v2_PseudoChromosome.rev07_lg8_w22 25.fasta, whole genome shotgun sequence genomic region harbors:
- the LOC120277444 gene encoding primary amine oxidase-like — MDLQLLFIIFFLFSNIPLSKSHPLDPLTPSELTIIQQTIKTSNLFLSSAPLTFHYIGLADIDKHVLLSWLSNTSNSPPPRRAFIIARSGHQTHELHLDISTKSIISNTIHTGSSFPLLSLEEQTAASNLPFNYTPFMNSIKKRGLKSSDVVCAAFTVGWFGEVKKSKRLVKILCFATGDTVNLYARPLEGITIVVDLDLMKILDYTDRFVVPVPVAGGTDYRSKKQKPPFGPRGKPVTVVQPEGKGFSIDGHSISWANWKFHLSYDVRAGAVISLASVQENDEELHRLVLYKGFISELFVPYQDPVKEWYFRTFFDVGEYGLGLFAASLQPLTDCPVNAKFLDGYYATQDGPPMRIKNVFCVFERYSGDSAWRHTEFGIPGKVITEVRPEISLIVRMVSAVGNYDYVIDWEFKTSGSIKFMVTLTGVLEMKGTSYTHVKQVEKDIDLCGSLLAKNTIGVNHDHFITYYLDLDIDGYNNSFVKAKMKTIKVTDGSNPRKSYWTLVKKIAETEMDARIKFEAEPAEYLVVNTNKKTKIGNDVGYRFINHGATAISLLSDDDYPQIRAGYTKKQLWVTAYNVSEKWAAGLYADESRGDDTINIWSQRNRVIKNKDIVAWYTVGFHHAPYQEDFPLMPSLSGGFELRPSNFFENNPLIKTIPFNETHWPKSTDKP; from the exons ATGGACCTACAactcctcttcatcatcttcttcttattctccaATATCCCATTATCCAAATCTCATCCTTTAGACCCTCTCACTCCCTCAGAGTTAACCATCATCCAACAAACCATCAAAACCTCCAACCTCTTCTTATCATCAGCTCCTCTAACTTTCCATTACATCGGCCTCGCCGATATCGACAAGCATGTTCTCCTCTCATGGCTATCCAACACCTCCAACTCCCCACCACCTCGCCGGGCCTTCATCATTGCAAGGTCCGGCCACCAAACTCATGAACTCCACCTTGACATATCCACCAAGTCCATCATCTCCAACACAATCCATACTGGCTCCTCCTTCCCTTTGCTCAGCCTTGAAGAACAAACAGCAGCCTCAAACCTCCCTTTCAACTACACTCCATTCATGAACTCTATCAAGAAGAGAGGTTTGAAGTCTAGTGATGTTGTTTGTGCTGCTTTCACAGTTGGATGGTTTGGTGAAGTGAAGAAGAGCAAGaggttggtgaagatcttgtgtTTTGCCACTGGTGATACTGTCAACCTTTATGCAAGGCCTCTTGAAGGAATCACCATTGTTGTAGACCTTGATTTAATGAAGATTCTGGATTATACTGACCGGTTTGTTGTTCCGGTGCCGGTGGCCGGAGGAACGGATTACCGCAGCAAGAAGCAGAAGCCGCCGTTTGGGCCGAGAGGGAAGCCGGTGACTGTGGTGCAACCGGAAGGGAAGGGCTTCTCCATTGATGGCCATTCTATTAg TTGGGCAAATTGGAAATTCCACCTCAGTTATGATGTTCGGGCAGGTGCAGTTATATCTCTAGCCTCAGttcaagaaaatgatgaagaattACATCGATTGGTACTCTACAAAGGATTTATATCAGAACTATTCGTGCCTTATCAAGATCCTGTGAAAGAATGGTATTTTAGAACATTTTTTGATGTAGGAGAATATGGTTTAGGTCTTTTTGCTGCATCTCTCCAACCACTGACTGATTGTCCGGTTAATGCTAAGTTTTTGGACGGGTATTATGCTACTCAAGATGGGCCTCCAATGAGAATCAAAAATGTATTTTGTGTGTTTGAGAGATATTCAGGTGACTCTGCTTGGAGACATACTGAGTTTGGAATACCAGGAAAAGTG ATTACTGAAGTACGTCCAGAGATAAGTTTAATTGTGAGGATGGTTTCGGCCGTGGGGAATTATGATTATGTCATTGATTGGGAGTTCAAGACAAGTGGCTCTATTAAATTTATG GTCACATTGACTGGTGTCTTGGAAATGAAGGGCACATCATACACCCATGTAAAACAAGTAGAGAAAGATATAGACTTATGTGGTTCATTGTTGGCTAAGAACACAATTGGTGTTAACCATGACCATTTCATAACTTACTATTTGGACCTTGATATTGATGGCTACAACAACTCATTTGTCAAAGCCAAAATGAAAACTATCAAAGTCACAGATGGTAGCAATCCAAGAAAAAGCTATTGGACACTCGTTAAAAAAATTGCGGAAACGGAAATGGATGCGAGAATTAAGTTCGAAGCCGAACCGGCGGAATATTTAGTTGTGAATActaacaaaaaaaccaagatagGGAATGATGTTGGTTATCGATTTATCAATCATGGTGCAACAGCTATTTCTTTATTATCAGATGATGATTATCCTCAAATAAGAGCGGGTTATACTAAGAAACAATTGTGGGTGACTGCCTATAATGTGTCTGAAAAATGGGCAGCCGGATTGTATGCAGATGAAAGTAGAGGTGATGACACTATAAATATTTGGAGTCAAAG GAATAGAGTGATAAAAAATAAGGATATTGTGGCGTGGTACACGGTAGGGTTCCATCATGCACCTTATCAGGAAGATTTCCCTTTGATGCCAAGTTTGAGTGGTGGATTTGAACTTAGGCCTTCCAACTTCTTTGAGAATAATCCATTGATCAAGACTATACCTTTCAACGAAACACATTGGCCCAAGAGTACAGATAAGCCCTAg